In the genome of Anabaena cylindrica PCC 7122, the window ACAAAAGCCTGATATTGCTTTGCGAATGTTAGTCGTTTTCAATAATCGCATTCAGCAATTACATGAAACAGTTCACGGCTTAGTTTCCGAAAGGGCAATTATTCGACTAGCCAGATTAATTCAATATTTTGCAACTACATCAGGAACCCAAACAACACCAAAAGGTGAAAAATTAAAAGAAAAATTATCTTATTATCGCATGGCGCGGAGTATTGGCATCACCTATGAAGAATGTGTGCGATTAATCAAAAGTATCAACTCCATAATATCCTATCATCGAGGTGGAGAAATTACAATAATTGATATTCACAAATTAGACGATATTGCAGATGGAAACATCGAGTAAAATGGGCATTAATAGCCCTTTCAAAGTAGTTAAAAATGTTAGAAAAAATCCCTCTTTCACCTCATACCTCTGCGTTCTCTGCGCCTCTGCGGTTAGATAAATGACTTTTCAACCACAGAGATACAAATCGCGTAGAGAGGAAAAAAAAGATTTTTCGAGTCACCTTAAAAGGGCTGGGTGGACATTTTCCACCACAACAATCAACACACCTTCGCAAGTTTTTCTTGTTCACGGGCATCAACAACTAAAACCAAACAAAGCGCAGCAACAGCTTTTTCCCATTCCTTACGTACTTCAACATCTTCCACACCATCAAATAAACCAACCAAATGAGGAACAGCCTGTTCTAAAGCAGCGTGTGGAACTGGACGATGTAACTCAACAAGGTGATTGATACTTTCTTGATTATGGAGAAAGTTAATTACCCATTTTGTCGTATGATCTGGGCTATCAGGAACACGCTTAACTCCTAACTCATTTTTTAGCCAATTATAAAAAGGCGGTAAATTTTCAGCTAATACCTGTCCTGCGGTGGGTAAAGTTTCTCTAAGCAAGTTAACATCTAAACTGTCTAATTCTTGTTTTAATTCCGGTGAATTTAGCACCGCATTTAACGGTGTCGAAAGTATTACTTCTATTTCCGGTTCAGAAAAAGCTAAATTTTGGGTGAAGGTTGAAATTAGTGATGACATTTTGCGAATCTCCAAAAATAATTAATTAATATCTGCTGCTTTTTCAGAAAGTGTCAGCAGAAATGATAGATTAGATGCAGCCTGTAAAGCATGAGGTGCATTAGCAGGCATAAAAACAAAAACTCCGGGTTCTAATTTAATTTCTTCCCCTGATAAAGTTAGTAACCCTCTACCTTCCAAAACATTGACAGTAGCATTGCGTGTAGAGGTATGTTCAGAAATTTCAGTGTTAGCCGCTAAACAAAAGAGGGTATATTGACAAGCTGTATCTTTGACTAACACCTTGCTTAAAACTCCCGAACTGGGATATTCAATCTGTTCTTGTAATTGGGTAACAGTAGTAATCATAAAAAGTCCAAACTTCCAAAGTGTCTAAATATTATTCAGCAACAGCACAGAGAATTATGTAGCCTAGTTCTTGCTGATATTTCTGGAAAACATGGCGCATTTCTAAAACCCGTTTTCTGATATTTGGCTTCGTTAAAATATTCCAAAAAATCTGCATAGTTTTGAAAATGCCTTCATCTTGCAACATTTGCCACAAATTCAGTAAACTCATAGCACCGATTTCATGTTTCCGTACTTGTAACCCTGCTTGAGTAAAAACCTGAATCCAGTTAGTTGTTGAAAGAGGTGTAGAATTAACTTTAATTACCTGCGCTAATTCTGCATGAATTTCTGCTTCTTTGTCATTAGCTAATAATTCATGGGAGAGAAATTTACCTCCCGGTTTTAGTTTGTTGTGAATTTCTGTTAACAGCTTGGCTTTCCCCGGTGGGGACTGCATTGTTAGAATTGCTTCCGCGAAAACGTAATTAAACTTTCCTGGTATTTTATCCAGGTGGAAAATATCACCTTCAATAATTTCAATTTCATTTTCTAAGCCAGCAGCACGGATATTAGCACGCGCACTAGCTACACTTTCGGGGTTTTTTTCTATTCCTACTACCTTTACATGGTAGCGTTGAACCAGAGAAATAGCACTATAACCAAAGCTAGAAGCTAATTCTAAAACTGTCTCACCTGGCTGAAAATTAGCCCATTGGCATAATTTTTCTGTGGCTATACGTCCACCGGGACGCAGATATTTTTTACCTGCTGCTGCTAAAACTTGGTGTCCTGAAGCAGTTGAGAAATTAAGGATAGTCTTGGTCATTTGTCTGACCTCTGAAGTTGTTCTATCCCCAATCTGCCAGAATTTTATCATACTGTCTTTGAGCTACCTCAAAGAAGGGACTTACAAATAAAAAATCTTCAATTTTTAGGGTGTATTAGGGCTAAAGTCTGTAACGCACTATCAACTTAAAGAATAATGGTGGGTTACGCTGAGGGAAAATTAATTTTTTACAAATCATTTAGGACTGGTATAGATAGGAGAATAAAGGGAATACTCTACTTATAGGTTATGTATTCTATACACAAGCACTGATGAAAGTTGTAGAGGAAACCCACACTAGATTAGTTATCAAACACCGACCTGTTACCAACTGGTTATTAGGAGGCTTATTTTTTATAGGTGGTTTGAGTTTTTGGATTTATTTGATATTTTTCGATTTTACTTCCCTCCGTCTTTCCTGTACTCGTTCCGCACCTCCAGAAATTAACTGCGAATTGGAACGGTTTACTTTGCTGGGAAGTAGGAAAATAATCAAGCTATTTGATCCTCAACAAGCATACGTCAAGACAATACTTGGTAGCAAGGGAAGTAAAAGCTATCAAACTATTGTTGTGAGTAGGTTTGGAGAATTTTCTCTACTACCTAATATTAGTTATCAAGACAATGAGGAGTTTATTTTTAAACTTAATAGTTTTATCAACTCTGGGGAAAGTTTTTTTATAGTCACACAAAATCGACGTATATATCTCTTTTATATAAGTTTATTTGCTTTGCTAATCACAGGAATCGGTGGTTTTTTAGCAACATCATCTTTAAGCATCTGCACTTTTTATAAAAGTATCAATAAGGTTTTCATAGAACGTAAAGGCTTGCGTGGTAATACAACTACTGAATATCCGCTAGAAGAGATTATCCGGTTTTATATTCAAGATAAGCAAGTTAAATATTCTAGGATTTATCAGGCTGTGATTGTTTTCAAAGATGGTAAAGAAATTCCGATTAATCCACAATATACAGATCAACGAAGTGTTCAATATGTAGTTATGAGAATACGCCAATTTCTGAATGTTGATTTCTGAGTTGATAGAGAGGAAAGAAAAAAATATAAACCTGATTTGGAAAATATGGTGGTAGATAATATATAGCCTTTCCCACTCTAGTTAGATACAAAATTACCCCTCCCCAACCTTCCCCTTACCAAGGGGAGGGTGCGCGACAGCGCAGGTGGGGTGTATTTCATGAGCTTGGAAATTGCTATAAATTGGTTGCTTTTTATGTAAAGTTGAGTGAAGATTTTGCAACCATTAACCGTAAAGTACAAAATCCAAGTTGTATCTTATTCTCATAGATTCAAAATTGTCTATAGATTAAGATTCTCAGGTAATAATCATATTATGTCGAAAAATAAACAAGAACCAAGTGGCTGTGGATGTGCCAATATTCCCATTTCTGTGATAGTAATTTTTTTGGGAGGTTGTTATTGGTTATTTACTCAAAGAAACAATATAGATGTGAGTAAATTTGTTTCTCAAGGGCAACAAATTACGACTTCTATCTTCAATTCTACACCAACCATTACAGCAACTTCGACACCAATTATTGCACCAATACCTAAAGCAAATTCTACAAAAATTCCTTCTCCTGCTGTACCAAGCATTGCTAAAATTACTCCTAATAATCAACCAACTCCTATTAAAACAACCATCCCCAAAACAACACCATTACCTGCAAACTCTTGGGAGAAAAAAGCAATTAGAGGCATTTATTTAAGTCGCTACCAAATTACTAATAATGCTGATGAAAAAACAATTCGTGAAAGAGTGCGTAACTATCGCTCTCAAGGATTTAATACGATTATTCATGGTGTTTGGGGTAATGGTTGTACGATGTACAACAGTAAGGTGATGCAGCAAAATCTTGGTTATAAAAGTTGTCCAAATCTGTTTCAAGATCAATGGTTAGATTGGTTAATTGATGAAGCACATAAACAAGGAATGCAAGTTCACGCTTATTTTGAGAAAGGTATCAAAATAGATAAAAATAGCCCTATTTTTGATTTAGCAATTGAGAAAAAATGGGTTGTTCCTGGTGTAGATAAAACCTATCCTGCTATAGAACATTATGTGTTAGATGTAGAAATTCCTGAAGTTGCGAATTTCTTTAAAAATATCTTAGTAGAATTTGTGCAGCGGTATCCAAAAATTGATGCTGTACAATGGGATGATTATTTAGGTTATCATGCGGAATTGCCAGGGAAAGTAGATCGTACTGCTAAGTTAACTACTTTTGTGCAGCAAATGATTACGGGCATGAAAAAAGCTAATTCGTCTGTTAGTTTTGATATTTGTCATCATAACCCTTATTGGGCTAAACGATATTTTGCGGCTGATTGGGAAAAATGGAATGTGGATAGAGTCTTTATTCAGGTTTATAACGATGCTAATTTCCAAGAAGAATTAAATTATGTCAAAAATTATCATGGTATTGCTATTAGTGAGCCACAATTTCATCGTTTACAAGCATTATTAGATAACCCAGAAGTTAAGAGTGTTTTAGTTTTTCCTGCGTCTGGAAAACCAGAGGAAACGGCTGCTAAATTAAACGGTTTGATCAAAAAACAGTAAATCAATATGTTTAACTCCATCTTTGTAAGCAAATATTTGGTCAGGTAAGAATTTATTGATGGCAATTTTGATAAAATACTAATAATTATTCTCTATTCCCTGTCACCTACGCCATAGTTATGTATCAAACAGACCCGCCGCGTTCTGCCAAGGAATTCCTCCCGACAATGTATGATTTACCTAGTGAAAACCCAGAGGAACCCGGTTTGCCAGATGAATTTCACCTTTTGCAACCTCAGTTATTACGGGAAACTTTTTGTCCGCCTAACTTCCCCGAAAATCAGGTATTTATCGCCACAGACTTAAATCTTTACTACGATGTCCATCATCCATTATGGTATAAACGTCCTGACTGGTTCGCTGTCGTTGATGTACCAAGGTTGTATGCACAAAAAGAACTGCGTCTGAGTTATGTGGTTTGGCAAGAAGGCGTTAATCCCTTTGTGGTGGTAGAATTCATTTCACCAGGAACTGAAAAAGAAGATTTAGGGAAAACGTTACGAGATGCTAGTCAACCTCCAACTAAGTGGGAAGTCTACGAACGAGTTTTAAGAGTACCTTATTATATAGTTTTTGATCGCTACAATGACCAGTTAAGAGCATTTCAATTACAGGGAAGTAGTTATTCTGAATTGGAAATAAATCAATTTCGTGTGTGGCTAAATGATATTGAATTAGGTTTAGGACTGTGGCCAGGTGTCTATGAAGGCATTGAACGACAATGGTTACGCTGGTATGATGCTTCGGGTAATTGGGTTCTTACACCGGAAGAACGGGAAAGAAAACAAGTAGAGCGAGAAAGAAGACGCGCAGAAAGATTAGCAGCACAATTACGCACTCTTGGCATTGAACCTGATTTTGGTGATGATGAATAGAAGCAACGAGCCAGGAAAGATAATTGCAATTCAAGAAACGGAACGCCAATTCTCAATTTGCAAATTGGGTACTCTTTGAAATTCTCTCACATTAGATGTAACGACAATGTGATTATGAGTTATTGCTGTTGCTGCGATAAGTACATCATAAGCACCTATAGGCGAGCCTGATATTTTCAAAATACTTCTGATTTCGGCAGATTGCTCCGCTTCTTTGGAGCCAAAAGTTAAAATTGTAATTGAATTTAAGAATGTTTCAATTAACGGTTGGATTTTAACGGCGCGTTGTGGATTAATTGCTAATCCATATTTCAATTCCATAACTGTTAAAGATGAAATGAAAATATCCACAGGAGAGATAGATTTTAATTTCTTGAGGGTGCTTTCTTCTCCCTTAACAAAATCACTAACTACACAAGTATCAAGTAGATATCCCATGATTAAAATTCTACTTCCTTTGGTAGTAATAGCTCGTCTCGATATGACTCAAAAATGATACTTTCTTCTGTCCCTTGATATTGCAGAATTATTTCTGGCCAAGTGGTGGGTTTTGTAGCTAAGAAAGTCACAAATACTGGACTTTCACTAATTCCATCTGGTGTTTCAGCCAGTTCAATTTTACCGTTTTTATAAATTCCTTCAATGGTTGTTAACATATAATATTCCCTCCATACAAAATTTGACTAATTTCTTCAAGTAGTGCAAAATTCTTGTTTTTCCTAGTTTCCGTTTTCGACCTTAATTTGATTATACAGATATAAAAAACCAAATACAAGAACCGAAAAAACTTCTACATAATTATTGAAGATGTGATTTTGTCAGTTTAAAAAATACAATAAGGTAGGCATTCCCTGTTATAGATACAATATTTTAATTTTTGCAAAAATCAAATTTGAGAGACACGAAATTTCCGTCTCTCAAATCCAAAATCCAAAATTGGACTACGCTTTCTTTAACCAGCTAAACATGGCACGCAAATCTCTACCAACTTCCTCAATGGGATGTTCTGCTTCTTGACGACGCATAGCTGTGAAACCTGGTTTACCTGCTTGGTTTTCTAATACGAATTCCCGCGCAAATTGTCCAGATTGAATTTCGCTCAAGATTTTCTTCATTTCTGCTTTGGTGTCAGCAGTAACGACTCTTGGCCCACGGGTATAATCGCCATACTCAGCGGTATTAGAAATACTATCGCGCATGGTGGCTAAACCACCTTCTACAACTAAGTCAACGATTAATTTGACTTCGTGCAGACATTCAAAATATGCTAGTTCTGGTTGATAACCTGCTTCAACTAGGGTTTCAAAACCGGCTTTGATTAAAGCGCTTAAACCGCCACACAATACTGCTTGTTCACCAAACAAATCGGTTTCGGTTTCTTCGCGGAATGTGGTTTCTAGGATACCGGCGCGTGTACCACCAATACCTCTAGCATAAGCCATTGCGCGATCGCGTGCTTTGCCTGTAGCATCTTGATATACTGCAAATAAAGCGGGTACACCTTGTCCTTGTTCGTAAGTCCGACGCACTAAGTGTCCTGGCCCTTTAGGCGCAACCATGACTACATCAACATCAGCAGGGGGAACAACTTGTGCAAAGTGAATATTAAAGCCATGTGCAAAGGCTAAAACATTTCCTGCTTCTAAATTTGGTTCAATCTCGTTTTTGTAAATTGTTTTCTGCACTTCATCAGGTAATAAAATCATGATGAAATCGGCAGCTTTAGCAGCATCAGCCACATTTTTTACAGTCAAACCAGCAGCTTCAGCTTTTGCTGTTGACTTACTACCGGGATATAATCCTACAATTACATTTACACCACTATCTTTTAAATTAAGGGCGTGGGCATGACCTTGTGAACCATAACCAATAATAGCAATCGTTTTTCCAGCCAAAAGGTCTAAATTGGCATCTTCATCATAGTACATCCGCGCCATAGAAGCATCTCCTGTCCGCAAGCATAGTTATAAAATAGGCAGACTTTTGATTTTACCCCAAATTGTGTTACCAAAATAAATACTCCCGGCGAGAATCTTGTCCAAGAGATATAATACGTATATTTTATGACATCTTACTCTAAGTGAGCTTGTATTAATTCAACTTATCTTTAGGTACAGTAATAATTATAAAAAACCACTTTTATGTGGAAATCATGAATACTTTTATTTTTTTTAATAAGTTCAAGATAAACAGAAAAAAATGTGACAAATTTGTTACATTTTTGTTAAAAATAGTTACAGCACCTGTTTTAACGCAAGGAAACATTTCTTATGGTTGATGCACATGAAAATAACCCACCACATGAGGTAGTTATCGTTGGTGGTGGTTTTGGTGGACTTTATGCCGCCAAATCACTGAAAAAAGCAAATGTCAACGTGACGCTGATTGATAAACGCAATTTTCATCTATTTCAACCACTTCTGTATCAAGTCGCTACAGGTGCTTTGTCTCCCGCAGATATTTCTTCACCGTTACGTTCTGTTCTCAGCAAGAGTAAAAATACAAAAGTGCTGTTGGGTGAAGTTGATGATATTAATCCTGATGCAAAACAGGTAATTGTTAGTGGTGAAGCAGTACGCTATGATACTTTAATTGTGGCTACAGGTGCGAAGCATTCTTATTTTGGGAAAGATGACTGGGAAGAATTTGCACCCGGTTTGAAAACGGTGGAAGATGCTATTGCAATGCGTCACAGGATTTTTATGGCGTTTGAAGCCGCAGAAAAGGAAAGTGATCCGGTACAGCGTCAGGCCTGGTTGACTTTTGTGATTGTAGGTGGTGGCCCAACCGGTGTAGAATTAGCTGGTGCGATCGCAGAATTGGCAACCAAAACTCTGAAAGAAGATTTCCGCAACATTGACACTTCAGAAGCGCGAATCCTTCTTTTAGAAGGTATGGATCGCATTCTCCCACCTTTTGCCCCAGAATTATCCCAAGAAGCGGAAACTTCCTTAACACAATTAGGTGTAAATGTCCAGACAAAAACCCTGGTGACAAATATTGCTGATGATATTGTGACTATCAAACAAGGTGAAGATGTTAAAGAGATAGCTGCAAAAACAGTATTATGGGCTGCGGGTGTGAAAGCCTCGGCTATGGGGAAAGTTTTGACAGAACGAACTGGGGCGGAGAGCGATCGCGCCGGGCGTGTTATCGTTGAACCAGACCTGAGTATTAAAGGACATCCCAACATCTTCGTAGTTGGTGACTTAGCGAATTTTGCCCATCAAAATAATAAACCCTTACCTGGTGTTGCACCAGTCGCCATGCAAGAAGGCGAATATGTAGCTAAACTAATTCAGAAACGCCTTAAAGGTGAAACATTACCACAATTTAACTATGTGGATAGAGGAAGTTTAGCAATGATTGGGCAACACGCCGCAGTTGTTGACTTAGGTTTCATCAAACTTAAAGGTTTCTTCGCGTGGTTTTTCTGGTTATTCGTTCATATCTACTTCCTGATTGAATTTGATAACAAATTAGTAGTCATGATTCAATGGATTTGGAATTATTTTACCCGCAATCGTGGCGCGAGATTGATTACAGGAAAAGAAAATATTTCATCTGTCGCAATTGACAGTAATGGAAATTATCAACCTGTCAAAACTAGACAACCCCTAAGTGTTTAGTTATCCCTCGTTCCCAGTCGGAGACTGGGAATGCCATCAAGAGGCTCTGCCTCTCAAAAACTCGAAATCAATTCATGTATCTCATATTTACTAATTATCGTTGATGATACGATGTATAACGTCTGCCTCCCATATTAAAATCAAAACACCACATCTACCAAACCAAATCATCTAATGGGACGCAGCCGCTATCATGTATTAGGAACTCAACCACATTTCATAACCAGCACAATAGTCAATTGGATGCCATTATTTGGACAAACTGAACTTGTGCAAATTATCATAGATTCCCTCAAATTTCTGCAACGACAGCAGCGTATGACATTGTATGGTTACGTCATCATGGAAAATCATCTTCATCTTATCGCTGCGGCTACAAATTTATCTAAAGAAATAGGTAATTTTAAATCATTTACAGCTCGTTCTATTATTGATTTACTTCATAAAAATAAAGCTGAATATATACTTGGTCAACTGGAGTTTTATAAAATAAAACATAAGATCAAACAAGAGTATCAACTGTGGCAAGAAGGTTTTCATCCCCAAGCGATTTTAGATGAGGAAATGTTGAGGCAAAAATTAGAGTATATGCACAATAATCCGGTGCGACGTGGTTATGTTGATGATCCGGCTCATTGGCGTTATTCTAGTTATCGGAATTATATGGGATTACCGAGTTTATTAGAAGTGGATTTGATTGATTTGTGAGATATTGAGGCAGAGCCTCATCATAGCATTCCCAGTCGGAGACTGGGAACGAGAAATTGTGTATTTAGGGAATAAAATTAATACTATGTCTAACGATGATATAAACATTCAAAACAATCGAATCATATTTTGGGCTTTATTTATTGGGTTTATATTTATTGCAATTGTCATTTATGTAATATCCATTATTTTAACTACTGGGGAATGGACACAGTTATTAGAAAAAAAATATGAATATGTGATTAAAGTCTTAACAACTGCTGGATTAATTTTTGGTGGCATTGTAGGACTTATCAATATTTTCTTTGCAGCCAAGCGAGCGTATGCTATGGAAGAAAGTGCTAAAGCTGCTAATGAAAGTGCTAAAGCTGCCAATAAAAATGCTGAAATTGCACTTAAAAACTTAAAAATATCAGAAGATAAGCAAATTACAGAACGCTTTGCTAAAGCAATAGAACAGCTTGCAAGCGAAAAAATTGAAGTAAGATTAGGTGCGATTTATACTCTAGAACGAATTGCCAAAGATTCGGAAAAAGACCAGTGGACAATTATGGAAGTTCTTACAGCCTTTGTGCGTGAGAATGCACCTGTTAAAAAAGAAGATCAGTTACAGGATCAAGAAGACATAGAAAAATTACGAAAACTTAGGCTTGATATTCAAGAATGTCTCACTGTAATTGGACGACGCGAACACAAAGATCCAGAAAATAAGAGACTTGATTTAAGTAATATTAATATCAGCAAAGCTAACCTTACAGAGGCTAACTTCAAAAGAGCCATACTTGCAGAAGCCAACCTCAAAAGAGCCATCCTTATAGGAGCTAACTTTGAAGGAGCCATCTTCACAAGAGCCGATCTCGCAGAAGCCAACTTCACAAGAGCAATTCTCACAGAAGCCATCCTCATAGGAGCTAACTTTGAAGAAGCCATACTTGCAGGAGCCGACCTCACAAAAGCAAAAGCCAACTTCACAGGAGCCAACTTCACAGGAGCAATTCTCACAGAAGCCATCCTCATAGGAGCTAACTTTGAAAAAGCTTACCTAATAAGAGCCGACCTCACAGGAGCCAACCTCACAGGAACTAACCTTACAAGAGCCGACCTCACAGAAGCCGACCTCACAGGAGCAAACCTTACAAGAGCTTACCTTATAAAAGCCATCCTCGAAGAAGCCATCCTCGAAGAAGTCATCCTCAGAGGAGCCATCCTCAGAGGAGCCATCCTTACAAGAGCTATCCTCAGAGGAGCCAATCTCAAAGGAGCTACAATGCCTGATGGGTCAATTCACGATTAGGAAGATTTGATTCTTGTAAATTTTCAATAAACAAATCTTCCTCCCCACAAAACCGAATATTCAAGACAGTTGCTACCATTTTCTAAACCGAATCATATTACTACATAATAGAAATAGAAATTATATCTTTAGGATTGTCAAGAATGTATCAAACAGATCCGCCACTTTCCCCTAAAGAAACATTACCGACAATGTATGATCTTCCTAGCGAAGACCCGGAGGAACCTGGTTTGCCAGATCAATTTCATTTATTGCAACCACAATTATTAGCAGAAACATTCCGTCCGCCTAACTATCCTAGCGACCAAATATTTACAGTCAGTGATATGAATCTTTATTATGATTCTCGTCACCCACTTTGGTATAAACGCCCTGATTGGTTTGCCGTTTTAGGTGTTCCCTCTCTTTATGACAACAGAGATTTGCGGTTAAGTTATGTAGTTTGGCAAGAAGCAGTTAATCCTTATATTGTAGTTGAATTACTCTCACCAGGAACAGAAAAAGAAGATTTAGGTCAAACATTGCGAGATGTAGAAAAACCTCCTGGTAAATGGGAAGTTTACGAACAAATTTTAAGAGTACCCTATTACGCCATCTTTGACCGTTATCAATCTGAATTTAGAATGTTTCAGTTAACCGGCGCTCGTTATGCTGAAGTAAATTTATCAGATTTCCGTTTTTGGATTCCCGAAATAGAATTAGGTTTAGGAGTCTGGCAAGGCAGTTATAAAAATGTAAATATGCCTTGGTTACGTTGGTATGATAAAGATGGTAATTGGGTGTTAACTCCAGCAGAACAAGAAAGGCTAAAGGCAGAAGAAGAAAGACAAAAATTAGAACAAGAAAGACAAAAAACAGAAAGATTAATAGCCCAACTGCGATCGCTTGGTGTAGAACCAGATTTAGATTAGATGCACCCCTCCCATCCTCTCGTTCCCAGTCTCTGACTGGGAATGCAATTTAGAGGCTCTGCCTCCACCTAAATACCAATATAAATCAAAATCTTCGTAGAGAATCATCTTCATCTTATCGCTGATGCTGCAAACTTATCTAAAGAAAGATGAACCATCTCATTGCCGTTATTCTAGTTAGAGTTCTCCAATTAAAAAAATATCCCAAAATTTCTTGTGGTGCGGGCCGAAAAGCCCGCTAATAATACAAGGACGGGCAAGATGCCCATCCCACAAGATTGGATCATCTTTTTTGTGGAGTTCTCTTATCGAAATTATATGGAATTACCCAGTTTATTGCAGATTGAGTTGATTTGTGAGGGATGAGGCGGAGCCTCTATGATAGCATTCCTAGTCAGAGACTAGGAACGAGGAAATGAGAAATGAGAAAAGTCAGCTTGTGCATTTTGAGTCAAAATATAGCGGTATGCATTTGAATGCAATACATCATAGCCCCCTCATCGCTTGCGGGGAGGGGGTTGGGGTGGGGTTCTTGTATCTCACTCAACCGAGAACCGCTATAACCATTACATTAATAAGTAAGGATATAAAAAATAAACTGATGAATGCGATGTCTAACGAAAAGACACAAAGTGTCTACGCATCTACCCTAGCATCTATTATCAACACAGAAAACGCTGTCTTACCTTGGGAAAATCTCGAACCCATTCAGCAACAACGCATCCAGCAAGCGATAGACTCTAAAAGCCATCCCAGTTGTATCGTTTATCCCCACACCCAAGCAGAATTAGCCGCTGTCATAGCCACTGCTAACCGTAATAAATGGCGTGTTCTTCCCTGTGGTAGTGCGAGTAAAATCAACTGGGGTGGTTTGGCTAAAAATATTGATATTGTCGTTAGTACGAAACACATAAACCAACTTATAGAACACGCTGTTGGTGATTTAACTGTCACCGTCGAAGCAGGGATGAAATTTGCCCATCTTCAGGAAATTTTAGCAAAATCTCGCCAAACCTTAGCCCTAGACCCTGCCACACCCACATCAGCTACCATTGGCGGTATCGTCGCAACTGCTGATACAGGTTCTCTGCGTCAACGTTATGGAGGTGTGCGTGACCAACTCTTAGGTATAACTTTTATCCGTGCAGATGGACAAATTGCCAAAGCTGGGGGAAGGGTAGTAAAAAATGTTGCCGGTTACGACTTGATGAAATTGTTCACCGGTGCTTACGGTACTTTAGGAATTATCAGCCAAGTCACTTTTCGAGTT includes:
- a CDS encoding NAD(P)/FAD-dependent oxidoreductase, with protein sequence MVDAHENNPPHEVVIVGGGFGGLYAAKSLKKANVNVTLIDKRNFHLFQPLLYQVATGALSPADISSPLRSVLSKSKNTKVLLGEVDDINPDAKQVIVSGEAVRYDTLIVATGAKHSYFGKDDWEEFAPGLKTVEDAIAMRHRIFMAFEAAEKESDPVQRQAWLTFVIVGGGPTGVELAGAIAELATKTLKEDFRNIDTSEARILLLEGMDRILPPFAPELSQEAETSLTQLGVNVQTKTLVTNIADDIVTIKQGEDVKEIAAKTVLWAAGVKASAMGKVLTERTGAESDRAGRVIVEPDLSIKGHPNIFVVGDLANFAHQNNKPLPGVAPVAMQEGEYVAKLIQKRLKGETLPQFNYVDRGSLAMIGQHAAVVDLGFIKLKGFFAWFFWLFVHIYFLIEFDNKLVVMIQWIWNYFTRNRGARLITGKENISSVAIDSNGNYQPVKTRQPLSV
- a CDS encoding SAM-dependent methyltransferase, which gives rise to MTKTILNFSTASGHQVLAAAGKKYLRPGGRIATEKLCQWANFQPGETVLELASSFGYSAISLVQRYHVKVVGIEKNPESVASARANIRAAGLENEIEIIEGDIFHLDKIPGKFNYVFAEAILTMQSPPGKAKLLTEIHNKLKPGGKFLSHELLANDKEAEIHAELAQVIKVNSTPLSTTNWIQVFTQAGLQVRKHEIGAMSLLNLWQMLQDEGIFKTMQIFWNILTKPNIRKRVLEMRHVFQKYQQELGYIILCAVAE
- the ilvC gene encoding ketol-acid reductoisomerase, which translates into the protein MARMYYDEDANLDLLAGKTIAIIGYGSQGHAHALNLKDSGVNVIVGLYPGSKSTAKAEAAGLTVKNVADAAKAADFIMILLPDEVQKTIYKNEIEPNLEAGNVLAFAHGFNIHFAQVVPPADVDVVMVAPKGPGHLVRRTYEQGQGVPALFAVYQDATGKARDRAMAYARGIGGTRAGILETTFREETETDLFGEQAVLCGGLSALIKAGFETLVEAGYQPELAYFECLHEVKLIVDLVVEGGLATMRDSISNTAEYGDYTRGPRVVTADTKAEMKKILSEIQSGQFAREFVLENQAGKPGFTAMRRQEAEHPIEEVGRDLRAMFSWLKKA
- a CDS encoding family 10 glycosylhydrolase, giving the protein MSKNKQEPSGCGCANIPISVIVIFLGGCYWLFTQRNNIDVSKFVSQGQQITTSIFNSTPTITATSTPIIAPIPKANSTKIPSPAVPSIAKITPNNQPTPIKTTIPKTTPLPANSWEKKAIRGIYLSRYQITNNADEKTIRERVRNYRSQGFNTIIHGVWGNGCTMYNSKVMQQNLGYKSCPNLFQDQWLDWLIDEAHKQGMQVHAYFEKGIKIDKNSPIFDLAIEKKWVVPGVDKTYPAIEHYVLDVEIPEVANFFKNILVEFVQRYPKIDAVQWDDYLGYHAELPGKVDRTAKLTTFVQQMITGMKKANSSVSFDICHHNPYWAKRYFAADWEKWNVDRVFIQVYNDANFQEELNYVKNYHGIAISEPQFHRLQALLDNPEVKSVLVFPASGKPEETAAKLNGLIKKQ
- a CDS encoding cupin domain-containing protein, translated to MITTVTQLQEQIEYPSSGVLSKVLVKDTACQYTLFCLAANTEISEHTSTRNATVNVLEGRGLLTLSGEEIKLEPGVFVFMPANAPHALQAASNLSFLLTLSEKAADIN
- a CDS encoding type II toxin-antitoxin system VapC family toxin; its protein translation is MGYLLDTCVVSDFVKGEESTLKKLKSISPVDIFISSLTVMELKYGLAINPQRAVKIQPLIETFLNSITILTFGSKEAEQSAEIRSILKISGSPIGAYDVLIAATAITHNHIVVTSNVREFQRVPNLQIENWRSVS
- a CDS encoding REP-associated tyrosine transposase, with protein sequence MGRSRYHVLGTQPHFITSTIVNWMPLFGQTELVQIIIDSLKFLQRQQRMTLYGYVIMENHLHLIAAATNLSKEIGNFKSFTARSIIDLLHKNKAEYILGQLEFYKIKHKIKQEYQLWQEGFHPQAILDEEMLRQKLEYMHNNPVRRGYVDDPAHWRYSSYRNYMGLPSLLEVDLIDL
- a CDS encoding Uma2 family endonuclease; protein product: MYQTDPPRSAKEFLPTMYDLPSENPEEPGLPDEFHLLQPQLLRETFCPPNFPENQVFIATDLNLYYDVHHPLWYKRPDWFAVVDVPRLYAQKELRLSYVVWQEGVNPFVVVEFISPGTEKEDLGKTLRDASQPPTKWEVYERVLRVPYYIVFDRYNDQLRAFQLQGSSYSELEINQFRVWLNDIELGLGLWPGVYEGIERQWLRWYDASGNWVLTPEERERKQVERERRRAERLAAQLRTLGIEPDFGDDE